The following is a genomic window from Jannaschia sp. S6380.
GAAATTCGCCTGCTCATCCAGGATGGCACGCGCCTCGGGCCCGAGGGCGGCGCTGTTGAAGGCGAAGTTGATCGTGGTCGGCACCTCGGCGGCGAAGCGGCCGCCGAGATGGTTCAGGGCCGGGGCTTCGCCGGTCATGACCAGCATGTTCTGCATGGTCGGGGTGCCGAAGTTGCCCTCGTCCACCTCGAACCCGGCCGGACGGTTGAACTGCGTCCCCGTGCAGGCCGACAAGGCGGTCATGCCCAGGCCCAGGGCCACGAAGCGGCGGGAGTAGTTGCTGTTTTTCATCATCTTACTCCAGCACGTAGCCATAGTTGCCCGAGAAGTCCTGGGCCGCCGCGTCCCCGCCCCGGCTGCTTCCGACGGTGTTGGTGTCGCTGCCCGAGACACGGCCGTAGAGGAACAATTCGTTCTCCGTCGGCGGCCGGATACGGTCGGTGGGGAGCGTCAGCGCCTCGCCCGAGGTGGGCGACACGAGGTTCGCCGTGACGATGATCACCAATTCGGTCTGCTGGCGGTTGAACCGGGCGGACCGGAACAGCGCACCGATGATCGGCAAGTCGCCCAGAAGCGGAACCTGACGGGCGGCATCGACGAAATCGTCCTGCAGGATGCCCGCGATCGCGAAGCTCTGCCCGTCGCGCAGCTCGATCGTCGTCTGGGCGCGCCGGACGTCGAAGTTCGGGATGAACGCGCCGTCGACATTCGTCGTCGAGTCCGAAACCGAGGAGACCTCGCTTTGCAGGACCAGGTTGATGATGTCGTCGGTCACGACGGTCGGCACGAAATCGAGACCGACGCCGAAGGGCTTGAACTCGATGCCCACGTTGCCTTCGTCGTCGACGACGGGTACGGGGATCTCGCCTCCCGCCAGGAAGCTGGCCGATTGCCCGGTCAGCGCCGTCAGGTTCGGCTCGGACAGGGTGCGGACGACGCCCTTCTCCTCCAGCGCCGCCAGCAGGATCTCGATCCGCGCGGAATCGATGCCGAAGCCCACGCCGAACGCGCCCGCGGCGCCGCCGGACCCGCCGACATCGGCCGTGTCGCTGGCGAAGGCCACGTCGGTTCCGATGACGTTGAGCTGTGCGCCCAGTTCCTTGGACACGCTTCGCGACATCTCGGCGAAGCGCACCTTGAGCTGGACCTGCTGGCTGCCGCCGACGGCCATCATGTTCAGGACGCGACCGGGGGCGTAGCGATCGGCGATCTCCATCGCCTGGTCGACATGCTGGATCGAGGAGACGGTGCCCGAGAGGACGATTCCGTCATTGGCGGTGCGGACCTCGATATGTTCGCTGGGCATCAGCTCGCGCAGACGTTCCTTGAACTCGGCGATGTCGGGGGTGACCTGCACCTCGACATTCGTGATCAGGCGTCCGTCGGGCCCCAGAAGCGTCAGCGTCGTCCGGCCGGGCTGCTTGCCCAGCACGTAGACGGTGCGTTCCGAAAGCGTCGCGATGTCCGCGATCAGGGGGTTCGCTACCGAAAGTTCGGCGAAGGGAACCTCCGACTCCAGGACGATGGCCCTGTTCAGCGGCACCCGAAGTGCGGATTGCGTCCGTCCCTCGCTCAGGCGGAGGGTCTGTGCATGGGCCTGCAGGATCGGCGTGCCGGATACCAGCACCCCGAGCATCGCTGCCCGAAGAATTGTTCGAAGTTTCATGTGACCTGCCTCTCTGATCACGCTGCTCAAGCGGCGGATCTTTTGCCCGCATCGACGCAAACCATGGCAGATCGCCGAATTATTGCAACGCCGGGGCCATGAATCCCCATGAAACAGGGCCTGCAGGACACACATCGCCGTTATTCGGTCACATTCCCGGACGGCGACAGGCCGCGCCTGATCGGGGCGCGGCCTGCGGTTTTCGTCGGAAGTTCCGTCCTAGCCTTCGACGGGGCAGGGGATGGGGATCAGGACCAGCTCGGCGCCCTTGCGGGTGCGGATGGTGCAGGTGCGCGCCTGTTCGACCGTTTCCTTCGGGCCGAGGATCTGATCGAGCGTCGCCTGGACCTGCGCGGATTCCGTTTCGTCGCGCACACCGACCAGAGCCAGCGTCAGGCGGCCGGTGGCCTGGGCCTGGGCCAGCTTGGCCACGACCGTGGGCGTCGCCTCGACAGTGACGTTTCGGGCGATGGTGGGGCTGTTCCGCTCCTCGTCGGTCTGCTGGTCGATGGCGATCAGGGGCAGGTTCGCGTGGATCAGTCGGGTGACCCCGCCCTGTTCGCGGTTGCCCGTCCAGTAGACGTCCACCCGGTCGCCCGGCCGCAGGAAGCCGGAAACACCGGAGTTCACGTCGACCTGCAACGCGAAGGCGCGCATCCCGGGCGTCAGGGCGGCGGCCAGGCCCGCATCGGCGCCGGGCTGGGTGACCTTGACCAGCAGCACCGGCTCGTCGCGTTCCATGACGCGCAGCACGGTGCGTTCCCCTTCGCGTTCGGGGGGGAAGATCTTCTCCATCGAGTCGAAGGTGCCGATGGGCAACGCGTCGGCCGGCCATTTGACGGCGCGCACGTCCTCGGGCTGCAGCACGTCGCCGTAACGCAACTGCCGGGTCACGACATAGACGTCCTTGACCGGCACGACCGCTTCCTGGGTGCGGGCCAGGGCGTCCTGATATTGGGAGAAGCGGCCGCTGGCCGTCTTGACTGCGAACCCGGCGAGGCCGAGGCCCACCAGCAGCAGAAGTCCGAAGATGAGGCGCATCTTTTCGTTTCCTCGTGAAGCTCGTGCCGCGCAATCGCGGCGATCGTTTCCCTATTGGCGTCGGATTGCGGCAAGAGGATGGTGACGACGGGGTTATCCGATGGAAGCCGGGGTCCCGACGGCAAGGCGCCCCGGGAACGGGTCCCCGGGGCGCCTGGCAATCTTGTCGATCCGTGGATCGGAGGCGATCAGCCGCCGGTCGTGGACGAGGACGAGGAGGAGCCGCTCAGGCCGGCGTTGAAGAGCTCCTTCGATGCCTTGACATGGTCGACCTCCAGCTGCGTCTTCATCTCGGCGGAGACGTTACCGACGCCGGTCGAGACGACGCCCATGACGGCCAGGCCCAGGCCCACGAGGGCGGCGGTCAGCACGACCCAGTCGACGGTCACGGCGCCGTCTTCGGCTTTCAGGAAGGTGTTGATGGACTTCAGCATTTGTTCGTTCCTTAGGTTCACTTCGGTTTCACATCGTCGGGCCGTGCTGCCCTTTCGATGAGGTCGGTATGCTGGCCAAACGGGGCGGGAATGAGACCGGTTCGGGACCGTGTAGGGGAAAGTTCCGGGTTAAAGAAAGGTGAATTTCCGCTAACCCTCTGATCTTAAATGATGTCCGGACATGAATGCCGCGAAGGCCCCGTCTTTTCCGCTGATACCTGCCCCGCCCGCCAAGGCGATTCCGGCGTGCCGTTCGCCGATCACCTGCGACCTGGACGAAGCGGGGGTCGCGCCTGCCAGCACGACCCCCCTGTCCCTCGGTTCCATGAGCCAAGGTAGATGTGACGTGTCCCGCGTTGTCCTTTCCGCCTGCCAACGGATCGGTGGGGATTGCTCGATCGCCACGGTTCCTGCCCGAGTTTATCGGTGCTTGTTGATCCATCGCATTGGGCGGTCTGCCGTCGCCCGTCGCTTCGGATGCTTCCCGTATGTCGGGCAATTGAGGCAAGATCGTGTCCAATTCGGATTGAATTGCGGACACTCGGCGAAAATTCCCGGATTGTCGGCTGCACGGCAACAACAGCGGCCGCGGCAGCGCCCCGTACGGCGCCGAACTCCGCCCGGTTCACGGCCGGCGCGGGGCAATTGTCACATGCCGGGCGCAAAATTCGCGAAGGCGATGACAGGGCGGGGCGGCGGATGCCACATTGCCCGCAACAACAATCGCCAAAATGGCCGGGCAGTCAGACATGAAACCTATCCACGCAGCCGCGCTCGTCGGGGCGTTGTCGTTTGGCTGGCCTTCGGGGCCGGTCCAGGCCGAATTCACCTTCAAGCGGGTGCGGCCCCCGGCGGCGGACGCGTCGAACCGGATCAACATCCAGATCGACGCCGAGGCGTTCGCCGCGCAGTCGGCGCCGCGGCCCGGCATCCCGCAGGCGCCCGATACCCCGGCCACCCGGACGCGGCCCGCCGAACCGGCCGCGCGGTCGGATCACCAGGCGTGGTTCTGGTCGGCCATTTCGCCCGGCATCGCGCCGGAGCCCGGCCGGTTCCGCAAGGCGGCGCAGGTCGCCGCGCGTCCACCGGCCGGCAGCGGGATCGCGGCTCCGTCATTGCAACACCTGCGCGCGATCGCCAGGGCGCATGGACCCGAGATACTGGCGCGCTCGGTTGGCACGCGGGTGTCGCCTGCGCTGGTGCTGGCGCTGATCTCGGTGGAATCGGCGGGGCGGACGGATGCCGTCTCCCACAAGGGTGCGGCGGGCCTGATGCAGCTGATCCCCGCCACCGCGGAACGGTTCGGCATCACCGATGCGCGCGATCCGGCGCAGAACATCCGTGCAGGCGTCGCCTATCTCGACTGGCTGATGTCCGAGTTCGGCAATGATCCGGTCCTGGCACTTGCGGGCTACAATGCCGGTGAAGGGGCCGTTCGGCGCTATGAAGGCGTTCCGCCCTATGGCGAGACGCGGGCCTACGTGCCGAAGGTCATGGCCGCCTGGAACGTCGCGCGCCTGATGTGCCGCACCCCGCCCGAGATGCCGGGGGACGGTTGCGTGTTCGAGACGTCGCTGGTCGACAGCTAGCCGAACCGTGCCTATTCCACCACGTCCGACCAGTCGGCGTGCCTGCGCGCCTGCGCCTTGACGAAGGGGCAGAGCGCGATGACCCCGACCCCTTCGGCGCGCGCATCCGCGACCATTCTGTGAGCCAGCACCAAACCGACGCCCCGGCCGCGAAACGCGTCCGGCACGCCGGTATGGTCGACGATGATCTTTGTCCGGCCCAGGCGCGAATAGGTCATTTCCGCTTCCGCTCCGTCCGCGCGATAGACCCAGCGTCCGCCGCTCTCGCCGTCCTCGCGTGTGATGCGATCGGCGGGATCGGCCATTAGACCAGCGTCGCCTCCGTCCGTTCGCGCAGCTCCGCCTCGGTCACGCCGTCGGCCAGTTCCACAAGCTTCAGGCCGCCCGCGACCACGTCCAGCACGCCCAGGTTCGTGATGATCCGGTCGACCACCCCCGTGCCGGTCAGCGGCAGGGTGCATTCGCGCAGGACCTTGGACTGCCCGTGCTTGTTGGCGTGGTCCATCACCACGACCACGCGCCCCACGCCCGCGACCAGGTCCATCGCGCCGCCCATGCCCTTGACCAGCTTGCCGGGGATCATCCAGTTCGCGAGGTCGCCGTTCTCGGCCACCTCCATCGCGCCCAGGATGGCGCAGGCGATCTTGCCGCCGCGGATCATCCCGAAAGACGTGGCGCTGTCGAAATAGGAGGTCCGCCGTAGCTCGGTGATCGTCTGCTTGCCGGCGTTGATCAGGTCGGGGTCGACCGCATCTTCGGTCGGGAAGGGGCCCATGCCCAGCATCCCGTTCTCGGATTGCAGGGTGATGTCCTTGTCGCCCACGTAATTGGCCACCAGCGTCGGGATCCCGATGCCGAGGTTCACGTACATCCCGTCTTCCAGCTCCTCGGCCGCGCGCGCGGCCATCTGGTTGCGATCCCAGGGCATCAGCTTGCCTCCCGAATGGTGCGTTGCTCGATCCGCTTCTCGTGTTCGCCCTGGATGATGCGATGCACGTAGATGCCGGGCAGGTGGATGTGGTCGGGGTCGAGCGATCCGGTCTCGACGATCTCCTCGACCTCGACCACGCAGGTGCGTCCGCACATCGCGGCGGGCGGGTTGAAGTTCCGCGCGGTCTTGCGGAACACCAGGTTGCCCGTCGCGTCGGCCTTCCACGCCTTCACGATGGCCAGGTCCGCCACGATCCCGCGTTCCAGGATATAGTCCTGACCGTCGAACTCCTTCACTTCCTTGCCGTCGGCGATGACGGTGCCGACGCCGGTCTTGGTGTAGAAGCCCGGGATGCCGCAGCCGCCGGCGCGCATGCGCTCGGCCAGCGTGCCCTGCGGCGTGAATTCCAGTTCCAGCTCGCCCGATAGGTACTGGCGCATGAATTCCGCGTTCTCGCCGACATAGGAGGAGATCATCTTCTTCACCTGCCGCGTCTGCAGCAGGATGCCGATGCCGAAATCGTCGACGCCGGCATTGTTGGACGCGAAGGTCAGGTCCTTCGTTCCGGCTTCCTTGATCGCCTGCAGCAGAAGCTCCGGGATGCCGCAGAGGCCGAATCCGCCCGCCGCGATCGTCATGCCATCCCGAAGGAGCCCGTCTAGGGCCTCCGCGGCCGAGCCGTAGACCTTCTTCATATCCGCCCCTTCCCGATTGCGCCTGCACCGGTCGTATCGCCTGCACCGGACGGTTTCAATCCGCCCCCGCGTCCCGGCGCGCGGGCGGCCCGGGCCCTAGCCGCGCAATGCCTCGGCTATCTGCGCGAGCTGCCCTTCGGCGAATGCGTCGAAGGCCGGGCCCGGCTGCCGCTTCGTGAAAGTGTCGGCAAACGGATCGGCTGCGATGGTTGCGGAGCGGGCCATCGTCGCGACGACGCCATGTGCGCAGAACGGAACGTAGACCTCCGAATATCCGCCCTCGTGCGCCAACATCACGCGGCCGTCGCAGATATCGTCCGCCAGATCCATCACCTGCGACGTCATCATTCGGAACGTCTCGGCCGTGGCCAGCATCCGGCCCAACGGGTCGATTACGGCCGCGTCGAGGCCGCAGGCCACGATGATTATCTCGGGTGCATGCGCGCGGATCGCGGGCAGGACGAGGCGTTCCATCGCGGCCAGATACGTCCGGTGGCCGGCCCCCGGCGGCAGCGGGACGTTCAGGTTTGTGCCATGTGCGCCGCGCACGTCGAAGCCGCCGGTGTCCAGCGGATAGTTCCGCTCCTGATGGATCGACACGGTCAGGATGTCGGGATCGTCCAGAAAGATCGCCTCCGTCCCGTTGCCATGATGGACGTCCCAGTCCAGCACCGCGACACGGGCGCACTGGTCGCGTGCACGGGCGCGTTCGATCGCAAGCGCGATGTTGGCCAGCAGGCAGAATCCGTTGGGCCGGTCGGGCAGGCAGTGGTGCCCCGGCGGGCGCGACAGGGCATAGGCGTTGGCCATGTCGCCCGCCAGCACGGCCTCGACCGCGTCCGCGACCAGCCCGGCGGACAGGGCCGCGATCTCGTAGCCGCCGGGCCCGAACGGCGCGCGCAGGCCCAGCTCGCCGCCCCCCGCTTCGGACGCGGCGGCGAAGGCGTCCAGATAGTCCGCCGGGTGGACGCGCAGCAGATCCTCGCGCGTGAGGGGCGGGGCGGTGCGCTCCTCGAGTTCGGCCATAAGGCCGGTCACGCGCAGCAGGTTGACCAAGCGCCGCTTGGTCTCGGGGTTCTCTGGCAGGCCGCCGCCGCCGGCGATCGGCTGGACCAGCCCGCCGACCGGCGCCATCTGCGCGTAGTTGCCGCCGCCATGCCAGAGGCAGCGTTCATCATGGAAGAAACCAGTCGCCATCGTTCACCTCCGGGTGGGCGGTTTCGCGTAGGGTGGGAAACCGCCGTCCGAAAGTCACGCCCGAACCGGCCGGGTCAGAGACCGGGATAGACGGGGAACCGGTCGCACAGGGCCTGGACCTTCGCCTTGACGGTCGCTTCCACCCGGTCGTTGCCGTCGGGTCCGTTCGCGGCCAGACCGTCGACCACCTCGACGATCAGGTCCCCGATCTCGCGGAACTCGGTCTCACCGAAGCCGCGCGTGGTTCCCGCCGGAGAGCCGAGGCGGATGCCAGAGGTGACCGTCGGTTTTTCGTCGTCGAATGGGATGCCGTTCTTGTTGCAGGTGATGTGCGCCCGGCCCAGCGCGGCCTCGGTCGCGTTGCCCTTGACGCCCTTGGGGCGCAGGTCGACCAGCATCAGGTGCGTGTCGGTGCCGCCGGTGACGATATCCAGCCCGCCGCGCATCAGCTGGTCGGCCAGGGCCTGCGCATTGGCGATCACCTGCGTTTGATAGTCCTTGAAACCGGGGCGCAGCGCCTCGCCGAAGGCCACGGCCTTGCCGGCGATGACATGCATCAGGGGGCCGCCCTGGATGCCCGGGAAGATGGCAGAGTTCACCTTCTTCGCGATCCCCTCGTCATCGGTCAGGATCATGCCACCGCGCGGGCCGCGCAGGGTCTTGTGCGTCGTCGTCGTCGCGACATGCGCGTGCGGGAAGGGCGAAGGGTAGTGACCGCTGGCCACGAGCCCGGCGAAATGCGCCATGTCCACCAGCAGGTAGGCGCCGACGCTGTCGGCGATCTCGCGCATGCGGGCGAAGTCGATGATCCGCGGGATCGCGCTGCCACCGGCGATGATCATTTTCGGCTGATGCTCCGTGGCGAGGTCCTGCACCTGGTCGTAGTCCAGCGTCAGATCTTGGCGCCGCACGCCGTACTGGACGGCGTTGAACCACTTGCCCGACTGGTTCGGACGTGCGCCATGGGTCAGGTGACCGCCCGCGTCGAGCGACATGCCGAGGATCGTGTCGCCCGGCTGCAGCAGCGCGGTATAGACGCCCTGGTTGGCCTGGGACCCAGAATTCGGCTGGACGTTCGCGAAGCCGCAGCCGAACAGCGCCTTGGCCCGCTCGATCGCCAGCTCCTCGGCAAGGTCGACATATTGGCAGCCGCCATAGTAGCGGCGGCCCGGATACCCTTCGGCATATTTGTTGGTCATGACGCCGCCCTGCGCCTCCATCACGGCGCGGCTGACGATGTTCTCGGATGCGATCAGCTCGATCTCGTCGCGCTGGCGGCCTAGCTCCCGTCGGGTGGCTTCGGCAATCTCGGGATCGGTCTCGGCCAGCGTTGCGGTGAAGAAGGTCTGATCGCGGTGAGGGGCGTTCATGGCATGCACTCCGGGGTCAAGGACTGGCCGGGTGATACGCCGCCCGACGCCGACATGAAAGCGACCAAAACGGCGCATCCGGGATCGGGCACGACCCGGACGGGTGCCTTGCCTTTCGGGCCCACGCGCGACAACCCTGTTTCGAAACCCGGACGGACCGCATGCCCCGCGCCAAGAACATCGCCTTCCTCGCCTCGGAGACGCCCGAGGCGCAGACTGCCCTGACCCGCCTGACCGGGCGCTACGGGCAGACCCCGTTGGAGGAGGCGGCGATCATCGTCGCGTTGGGCGGGGACGGCTTCATGCTGCAGACCCTGCACGGCACGATGCATGTCGACGCGCCGGTCTATGGCATGAACCGGGGCACGGTCGGGTTCCTGATGAACGATTACCGCGAGACCGGACTGACCGGCCGGCTGGCCCGCGCCGAGGAGGCGGCGATCAACCCCTTGAAGATGGTCGCGACCCGGATGAACGGCGAGATCGTGGAGGCCCTGGCGATCAACGAGGTCTCGCTCCTGCGGGCGGGGGCGCAGGCGGCGCGTCTGCGGATCAGCGTCGATGATCGCGTGCGGATGGAGGAGCTGGTCTGCGACGGCGCGCTGGTCGCGACGCCGGCCGGGTCGACCGCCTACAACTATTCCGCGCACGGCCCGATCCTGCCGATCGGGTCGGAGGTGCTGGCGCTGACGGCGATGTCGGCGTTCCGGCCGCGCCGCTGGCGCGGTGCGCTTCTGCCCAAGTCGGCGCGGGTTCGCCTCGACGTACTGACGCCGGGCAAGCGCCCGATGATGGCCGAGGCGGATGGGCAATCGGTGCGCGACGTCGTCTCGGTCGAGGTGGCAAGCGAGCCAGCCGTCCGCCACCGCCTGCTGTTCGATCCCGGTCACGGGTTGGAGGAGCGACTTCTGCGCGAGCAGTTTACCTGACGGCGCCCGGCTTTGGCCCGCCGGGGCGCCGCCCCGGACCCCGAGGTATTTGCGGCCAGAGGAAGCACCCCGCGCCTGCGCCTTGCGACCGGGGCCCGCACGGGACTACATGCGCCGCGACGTCCTGGAGAAAGCCATGCCCCGCACGCTCATCACTTCGGCCATTCCCTATATCAACGGGATCAAGCATCTCGGGAACCTGATCGGCAGTCAGCTTCCGGCGGATCTCTATGCCCGCTATGTCCGCGCGCGGGGGCACGAGGTCATGTTCATCTGCGCCACCGACGAACATGGCACGCCTGCGGAACTGGCGGCCAAGAAGGCCGGGAAGCCGGTCGCGGAATATTGCGCCGAGATGTGGCAGGTGCAGAAGGATCTGGCTGACGGTTTCCGCCTGTCCTTCGATCATTTCGGCCGGTCGAGCAGCCCGCAGAACCACCGCCTGACGCAGCATTTCGCGGGCAGGTTGGATGAGGCCGGCCTGATCGAGGAGCGGTCGGAGCGGCAGGTTTATTCCAAGGCGGACGGGCGGTTCCTGCCGGACCGGTATATCGAGGGGACCTGTCCGAACTGCGGCTATGAGCGCGCGCGGGGGGATCAGTGCGAGAACTGCACCAAGCAGCTGGATCCGACGGATCTGATCGCGCCACGTTCAGCGATCAGCGGCAGCACCGATCTGGAGGTGCGCGAGACGAAGCATCTCTACCTGTTGCAGTCCAAGCTGCGCGACCGGCTCGACGCCTGGATCGACGGGCAGGAGGGCTGGCCCGTCCTGACCACGTCGATCGCCAAGAAGTGGCTGCATGACGGGGACGGATTGCAGGATCGCGGCATCACGCGCGACCTCGACTGGGGCATCCCGGTTCGGAAGGGCGACGTGCCCTGGCCGGGGATGGAGGGCAAGGTCTTCTATGTCTGGTTCGACGCGCCGATCGAGTACATCGCCGGCACCGCCGAATGGGCGGATGCGACGGGCGGCGATTGGGAGCGTTGGTGGCGCGCCGACAAGGGGGCGGAGGACGTCCGCTACGTCCAGTTCATGGGCAAGGACAACGTGCCGTTCCATACGCTGTCCTTCCCGGCGACGATCCTGGGGTCGGGCGAGCCGTGGAAGACGGTCGATTACCTGAAGTCCTTCAATTACCTGAACTATGACGGCGGCCAGTTTTCGACCAGCCAGGGCCGTGGCGTGTTCATGGACCAGGCGCTGTCGATCCTGCCGGCGGATTACTGGCGCTGGTGGCTCCTGTCGCATGTCCCCGAAAGCAGCGACACCGAGTTCACGTGGGCGCGGTTCCAGGCCGACGTGAACAAGGATCTGGCCGACGTGCTGGGCAATTTCGTCAGCCGGGTGACCAAGTTCTGCCGTTCGAAGTTCGGCGAGGCCGTGCCCGAAGGTGGTGCATGGGGCGAGGCGGAGCGGGCGTTGGTCGCGCGTCTGGCCGAAGGTCTGACGCGCTACGAGGGCCATATGGACGCCATCGAGATCCGCAAGGCCGCGGCGGAATTGCGCGGCCTTTGGGTCGCGGGGAACGAATACCTGCAGGAGGCGGCGCCCTGGTCGACTTTCAAAACCGATCCGGATCTTGCGGCGATGCAGATCCGTCTGGGGCTGAACCTGATCCGGTTCTATGCCGTCCTGTCGGCGCCATTCATCCCGGACGCCGCGCAGGCAATGCTGCGGGCGATGGGGGACGAGGGTGCGGGCTGGCCCGATGACGTGGATGACGCGCTGGCCGCACTCGGCCCGGGCCATGCCTTTGCCGTGCCGGAGGTGCTGTTCGCCAAGATCACAGACGCGCAGCGCGAGGAATGGGAGGCGCGTTTCGCCGGCACCCGGGCATGAGTCGGTTGGGCGCGGTCGCGTTGCTCGTTCCCGACTACGACGAGGCCATCGCCGTCTCCCGCGCGCTGGACTGGCGGGTGGAGGAGGACGAGGACCAGTGGCGCAAGCGCTGGGTCACCGTCGCGGGCGGAGAGGCCCGGATTTTGCTGGCCCGTGCGGAGGGCGCCGAGCAGATGGCCGCCATCGGTGCCCAGTTCGGCGGGCGGGTGGGGCTTTTCCTGCGGAGCGACGACTTCGCCGGCGACGCCCGGCGGATCGAGGCCGCCGGTGGCACCTTCGAGGAAGCGCCGCGCGTCGAACCTTACGGCACCGTCGCCGTCTGGCGCGACCCCTGGGGCAACCGGTGGGATCTGATCGAACCTGCCTGAAGGTATCGCGGGAACGCAAAACTGGCTGGAACGTTATGGGAACATCCACCACAGGAGTTCCCATGGACAAGACGACCCAGACCCCCAAGCAGGACGCCCCCGGCAACGCCGACAAGGACCCCGATGACTGGACCACCGGCGACGAGCCGATGACCGGTGCGCAGGCGAGCTATCTCAAGACCCTGTCGGAGGAAGCCGGCGAGACTTTCGACCCGGACATGACCAAGGCCGAGGCGTCGAAACGCATCGACGCGCTTCAGGAGCGGACTGGTCGCGGCGCCTGATCGCGCATCCCGGCATCCGCGACACGGACCCCTTGAACGGCAGGCCGGGACATCCCAAATCTGTGGCGTCGGACGCCTTATCGGGTCCGGCGCAACCAGGGGCCCCCGTCCGCGCGAGGAGGGGGCCGTGAATGTATCGCTTTGAAAAGGATGCAGATATGCGAACCTATGATTTTACCCCCCTCTACCGTGCCACCGTCGGTTTCGATCGGATGGCGAACCTGCTCGACAGGGCAATGGCAGCCGACACCGCCACGACCTATCCGCCCTATAACATCGAGAAGACCGGCGAGAACGAGTATCGCATCTCGATCGCGGTCGCGGGCTTCACCGCCGACGAGCTGGGCATCGAGACGCGCGAGACGGCGCTGATCGTCACCGCCCGCAAGGCCGAGGAGGATGGCGAGAAGACCTACCTCCACCGCGGGATTGCCACGCGTGCGTTCGAGAAGAGCTTCCAGCTGGCCGACCACGTCCATGTGACGGGTGCGCGCCATGCCGACGGAATGCTGCATATCGAGCTGGAGCGTCAGGTGCCCGAGGCCCTGAAGCCGCGCCGCATCGAGATCGCCAAGGGCGAGGATGCGCCGGCGCTGGAAGGAACCTCCGAGACCGTCGAGGCCTGATCCCCAAGACTGTGCCTTCGGTTGAAGGAGTGGCGCGCGTCCCCGGAAACGGGGGCGCGCGTTCTTCGTGCGGGGTCCGTTAGCTGTCGGGGATCGAGATCAGGACCCATTCGCCTGCGCTGTCCACCCGGACGCCGCCTTCGGCGATCCGATCGGCAATCGCGCCGGTCTCGACCGCCGGACAACCGACGAGCGTCCGGGTATGGTCGAGATATTCGACGGTCAGCGCGTTCTCGCCGATGACCTGAC
Proteins encoded in this region:
- a CDS encoding NAD kinase produces the protein MPRAKNIAFLASETPEAQTALTRLTGRYGQTPLEEAAIIVALGGDGFMLQTLHGTMHVDAPVYGMNRGTVGFLMNDYRETGLTGRLARAEEAAINPLKMVATRMNGEIVEALAINEVSLLRAGAQAARLRISVDDRVRMEELVCDGALVATPAGSTAYNYSAHGPILPIGSEVLALTAMSAFRPRRWRGALLPKSARVRLDVLTPGKRPMMAEADGQSVRDVVSVEVASEPAVRHRLLFDPGHGLEERLLREQFT
- a CDS encoding Hsp20 family protein, with the protein product MRTYDFTPLYRATVGFDRMANLLDRAMAADTATTYPPYNIEKTGENEYRISIAVAGFTADELGIETRETALIVTARKAEEDGEKTYLHRGIATRAFEKSFQLADHVHVTGARHADGMLHIELERQVPEALKPRRIEIAKGEDAPALEGTSETVEA
- a CDS encoding VOC family protein, whose product is MSRLGAVALLVPDYDEAIAVSRALDWRVEEDEDQWRKRWVTVAGGEARILLARAEGAEQMAAIGAQFGGRVGLFLRSDDFAGDARRIEAAGGTFEEAPRVEPYGTVAVWRDPWGNRWDLIEPA
- the glyA gene encoding serine hydroxymethyltransferase → MNAPHRDQTFFTATLAETDPEIAEATRRELGRQRDEIELIASENIVSRAVMEAQGGVMTNKYAEGYPGRRYYGGCQYVDLAEELAIERAKALFGCGFANVQPNSGSQANQGVYTALLQPGDTILGMSLDAGGHLTHGARPNQSGKWFNAVQYGVRRQDLTLDYDQVQDLATEHQPKMIIAGGSAIPRIIDFARMREIADSVGAYLLVDMAHFAGLVASGHYPSPFPHAHVATTTTHKTLRGPRGGMILTDDEGIAKKVNSAIFPGIQGGPLMHVIAGKAVAFGEALRPGFKDYQTQVIANAQALADQLMRGGLDIVTGGTDTHLMLVDLRPKGVKGNATEAALGRAHITCNKNGIPFDDEKPTVTSGIRLGSPAGTTRGFGETEFREIGDLIVEVVDGLAANGPDGNDRVEATVKAKVQALCDRFPVYPGL
- the metG gene encoding methionine--tRNA ligase codes for the protein MPRTLITSAIPYINGIKHLGNLIGSQLPADLYARYVRARGHEVMFICATDEHGTPAELAAKKAGKPVAEYCAEMWQVQKDLADGFRLSFDHFGRSSSPQNHRLTQHFAGRLDEAGLIEERSERQVYSKADGRFLPDRYIEGTCPNCGYERARGDQCENCTKQLDPTDLIAPRSAISGSTDLEVRETKHLYLLQSKLRDRLDAWIDGQEGWPVLTTSIAKKWLHDGDGLQDRGITRDLDWGIPVRKGDVPWPGMEGKVFYVWFDAPIEYIAGTAEWADATGGDWERWWRADKGAEDVRYVQFMGKDNVPFHTLSFPATILGSGEPWKTVDYLKSFNYLNYDGGQFSTSQGRGVFMDQALSILPADYWRWWLLSHVPESSDTEFTWARFQADVNKDLADVLGNFVSRVTKFCRSKFGEAVPEGGAWGEAERALVARLAEGLTRYEGHMDAIEIRKAAAELRGLWVAGNEYLQEAAPWSTFKTDPDLAAMQIRLGLNLIRFYAVLSAPFIPDAAQAMLRAMGDEGAGWPDDVDDALAALGPGHAFAVPEVLFAKITDAQREEWEARFAGTRA
- a CDS encoding DUF3072 domain-containing protein produces the protein MDKTTQTPKQDAPGNADKDPDDWTTGDEPMTGAQASYLKTLSEEAGETFDPDMTKAEASKRIDALQERTGRGA